aatccttttattttccttttggtCTAACTATTTACTTTCATGCTGATTGTTTGACAGGTTTAAAAGTTAATAAACCCACATTCGAGTGTTCATTTCTCATTAGAGCTTGTGTTTATGTGGAATCTTTGGAAATTTAGCTTTATGGACGTTTGATTCTTCCTGTTTCATATGAAAGAAGCAGTTGCCCCTTTATTCTTTTTCTCCCTTGTGATATGATCAAATTTGCCCCTCCGGCCACCCACTGATGGTAATTTGATTTGGCGTCTTGGAATTGGTTGGAGCGGGAAAACTCGGGTCCTCCGGTTCTCCAAAAAGTAATCTTGTAATTTGAGACACCATCTTTGCTTGTAATCAACGAGAGAGGAGGGGGTACCTTATATATATCAGTAGGAACATGTTTTTGCATGAAAATTAAAGAAGTCGGTTAATGCAGTAATATACAACGTCAGTAAATTTTTTTGATTGCTTTTTAGGTTACAACTGTGATGTACAGTCATCATTGTAATTTTTCCCAACCGAAAAAATCACACTCAGAAGGAGAAGTAGTCAGAGCAGCCGTGAAGTGTTCGTGGGTGTTCAGCTTCaatgaattttccgacagaTCGAGTAAGTTTGCATAGTTGAGAGATCACAGAGCAAAAGAATAACCAGCTTTCCCAGATGTTGGAAGTAACCTCGAGTCACTAGCCATGGTGTATAATTCAGCGCCCGACATAGGAAGTATGCCATGATCAAGAACAACTTCAGGCCAAGTCTTGCAGACCGCGGCAAAACGAACAAAATCATAATACTAGAGATACTGAACGATGAGGCTTAAAACATCAATTGGAAGTCGGAGATCTGCCCACGAAAGCAGTTCTATCAGATGATTATGCTCAAATTTTATTTACCTTCTCAATTTTTGTCGATGTACGCTTGCAAAGTTACTGTATTTGTCTTCGCCTTTCGAAATACAGGAGATGTCCCTTTTTCTAAGCGATTTCATATATCTTCAACCCAATTTTCCAGTATCTCACAAAAGTTTTTCACAGCCTCAAATGCAGGTACGTACATAGTGACTCTCTAGAGCAAACCCTAATTTGCTTGTCGTTCAAAGTACAATATTTTCTGGAATTTAAATGCACCAAACAATTATTCCCTTAGTGTTGGTTAGGACATTCCTCTTCGATACACTGCATTTCAGATTCAAAACTTTACCCTTTCTATGTAGATTAACGTACAATatcttttttgttaaaaaaattgcacCAAACATATCGATGTGGGTGACAACACAGAAAAGATGACAACAATCATAAAGAGGAAATGGGAGATCCTCTCAAGTACATCAACTAGACAGTGAACTTAGAACTTGGCAGTCAGTACCACGTAccaaaagaaattttaaaatagtaTCATTAACTTCCCAAGTTGGCTCCACTTGTAAAATAGAACGTCTAGTTACAAGTTCAACGATTACTTTTGGAATCACATACCCAAATTAAACCATTTCCGAATTGAAAAGTTCAAGTGGCTAATAGCATTTATCGTTGCACCAAATCAAAATCAGTATCAGATCCCTTCTCCCCTTTGAACCGGCCACCGGCGTTCAGTATCGAAATACCCTCTCCTGAAACCCTCTCCACACACTATCGATTTCTACTGAACGATCAAAATGATTAATTTCAACACACACAAAACACATAATGAAACTAAAGACCAACGAAAACATTTACATATACTTCATAAGACTACAAACCGGTTTTTTTTTCCGGTTTACCCCGAATTTAGAAGTAACTTCTAACTCGTGTCGGGATTTTAGGAAAGACAGAGTGACAGACTCCGTTAAAAACGCTAGAGACCAGGCAAAGAAAGCTTTTCGATCCGGTCGGCATATTTTCCTTAATTTGCAAGACAGACCTCTTTCTTTAccttttttaaagaaaaacccCCCGGGACCCAATGGGATTAACTAAAGTTACCTAACCTTGAGCAAAAACTAAAGTAACCTAACCCAAAGCTAGACTTTAAACTTTCGactccaaaataaaaataaataaaaaaataaaaataaaaataaaaagttccCTTGCCACATGTCAGCTAGCAGCGCAGACTGTCTACGTGTTGCGTCTGAGGTTCACCACGATAACGCTCACGTTGTCAGCGCTGTGCCTGGCCAATGCCAGCTTCGTCAGCAGTATCGACGCGTCGGAACACGCCCTGTCCGACGCCACCTTCGCCACCGCCTCCGCCCCCGCGCGCTCCATCGCGGAAGCCGTCCGTTTCCCTCTCAGACACATTCTCGCCACCCCGCATGCCGTTTCGTTCGACACCACGTCCCACAGCCCGTCGCTCGCCAGGATCAGACACTCGTCCTCCACCGTCCTGTCCGTGATCGTCACCTCTGGAACGCAGCTCACGTACGGCTTCAAGTAGTTGTCGCCTGCAAAGAAGACGATGGCCATTATCCTCTCGTATGAAGGTCGCCTCCACAAGGTTTTTTTTGCTGGggacgttttatagtttttacGTACCTATGGCTCTTGACATCGCCAGAACTCCGAGAACCCGTGGGCCGTCCCAGTATATGACCCGCCCACCCGCCTCCTGGATCCGATTCAACTCATCGGGGCGATCCGGCTGTTACagtaacaaaatttaaaaaataattaacgcAGGTCCATCGAAAAAAAGTGGACTCGCATGTATTATTCCACATTTTTCTCAGCAGCCAAACAGGAAATAAACAATGTCACGAAGGCAATTGACCTTGTGATCAACAGAGAGAGGAAAGGCCTTGCCGTTGCGACAGAGCACGGCTCTCGAGTCGCCGCAGTTAGCCACGACGATCTTATCGGGAGCGATGACTGCGACGACAGCGGTGGATCCGGCAGCCTCGGACTCCGGAGTTTGAAGCTCACAACGGCAATTGCTCACTCCGATGCCGCCTTCGCGGCCCCACGCCACCACCTCCTTGTCCATCCGCACAAAGCTCCTCTCCATCGCTGTCTTCCACTCTTCCATGCTCTCCACTTCGTCCTTCACCAGCTCATGCATCCACTCTCTGCATTTCGTCGCCACCTGGGAAAAATGCAAAACGACCAAATAAATTTCAAacaagaattaattaaaagtcaTTTATGGAAGAAAGAGAATGGAGTCGTTTTAAGTACATGTGAGCAGCCGTGGCCGTCGTAGACGCCCAAGTAATGCAACTGAGCAGCGGAGTCTCGGATGCGTCGGCAAAACGAGGGGTGCACGGACACAGCGTCCTCCATATCTCGACGGCGGCCGCAGACGGAGGACACACCGTATCTGAGCATCTCCCTCGAAGCTTCTGTAACGTTCGATGACGTGGACGCTCGGAACTTCGTTGACTTCTTTCGACTCGGGGGGATTTTCTCTTCGTCCGAAGAACCGGAGCACAGCAAGGCGCTTTCCAACTCCCGAGAAGGCAACGACATCGTACGGGACGCGGCTTTCTTCTGCTTCTCCGAACCTTCCGGTGACTCCGGCGCCGGTGGGGCCACTCCGGAGACGAATTTGAACCGCCGGATctccatcctcctcctcctcgcaGCTCGTGAACTGGTCTCGCAGGCATTCGACGCCGAGTCGCTTTCGCTCACAACTCCGTAGCAAGTCTCCGCCATTTCAAAATTGCCAATACATGATGAAGCTGGAAAATggggaaattttttattttattttttgaaaaataaaatgagaaaattaATCGGAAGAGAATGCTGGCGCGGTCATGGGAGGAGATTATAAAGGGCACACGAGCCTTTCAggtgagatttttcagtgtgatcgaaCGTAGGTTATacattataaattattatatgaatgatgatatatatgtattaaaaatttaataattaattttttttattatttatataaaaacatgtaataTACCATTTATATTCTGATCACAATGAATATTTATCTACCTGAGTCACCGGGCCCACCCCAGCTTTTTACGTAGGGACCTTCAACTCTGGCTTCTCTCTCTTGCCCGATGTCGTCAGGGGCAGGCCGGGCAGGAACAAATGGTGCGTGACGTAGTACTCTTCTGCCCAAACAGACTCGTAAATTTTTCCACCGTCGATCTTCTTATATAGGTGTTATCTCGGCCGTCAAGACTAAACACGTGTACCTACTACGCGGAGGGCGGGGATACGTGGGCCAATAAAGAACTGACAGTCAAGACAGCAGGGTGCTTGCTTTCCTGACACGCATGTGGTCTTGCGCGTGGTCTCTCTTCGAGTTTTTTAAATTCGTTTTCCGTTCCAAATTTCACCAGGTGTAGCCATGTGTCCCTCGCTTTCATTAAATTGGGATGATTAAAGTTACTCATAACGACTATTGTCTCAAGGTATtcataataaattttaattttaattcttaataaaataaatttgaatcacattatcgTTAATCAACTATAAAGCTATTAAACCACTCTCCTCTCCTTTAATATAAATGCTATCATTTGTTAAACAAAGTTAGTCATCATGTATTTTTATCACTTATAATGCCATACTTATTTGATAAATCTTAAGAAGGCTCTTTTAACTGTAAGATTTTTTGCCACTTCATATTTTCAATCCAATGTTTTATAGCATTGATATCGAGAACtaaccataaaatcaataataAACTCTCTGACACATCATGTTCTGGACATAACATAATAAAATTTTACTATAAAATGTGAAGTGATAAAAAGTTCCAAACAATCTCCTTCACATTTCTCAAAACCGGATCCAAAAAATCTAAGCCTAAGAATCAAATGAtccggatcattgaaatttgatcaaaagaCTACAAATAGAAAAATTctctaaaaattaataattgtagtcgttaaatcaaatttgaataGCTCGAATCATCTGTTTCTTGAGCTCAGTTCTTTTGTGTCTGAATGGAATCTGGTTTCACGTTTCTCTATCTATTTTGTGAAAGATGACAAGTAACTGTCACATTGATTTAATATAAAACAATTTTCCCACACCCTTTGCACAGTTTTGTGTACTTATACCCTTTGATTCTCGTGGTTATTACTCCCGTAAAATCATCATATTTTCAATCATTcagtgatatttttattttaagagTAATGTTAGATATATTAAATATGCAGAATGATATTAGAGAGATTAATTTTGTAGATTAAATGATATGGAAATTGATAATGTGTTTTTCATTGAGAATGAATATGTTTATTAACACTTCAAATCATAAATCCAATTATTAACTTCAATGtgatttagtttataaaattttatctatgaatttattctctctaaaattattcttattttgaagaagagaaaacaattGACCatcatctcaaaatttaaactttagACATCtaaattttgaaagaaaaatatcaataaaTCGTCATACTTAATGTTACTGATGTTATGTTTGATATTAGTGTATTTTGTCTTGCTGTTTGAGTTGGGAGTTTTTATTTAGTTCGAACGACTCTCAAATTTAATCGAAAAtgtttgtactttttttttattaacttccTCTTAAAATGGATACTTACTCTTGTATGATTGTGTGAATGatttttatattaacaccccataaaatgttgaatgcacttcatattaaaatttagtattaaatgacttatttactctactatgcaatgacaattttgaccttattaggtttaaaaaaaataaagatttgtAAATATACCCCAAATtacttttagcgtattatttattttctcaactatcaaacatgttgattaagaaaaaatgtttttgacgaatggaacacgaaatcgatgtttcaggagtttcacatgaggtaagacttcatagttttcattgttttagtgattttgatgacatcgataattatttattcATGCGTTTGTTGCATTATTTAAACTTCTAGTATTCATATGGTTAGATTCAAtccctgaaaattaaaaatgagtgttataagattttaaaaatgtggggtgtatgtacaaATATAAGATGTATATTGATAATATAGGATGTGGgggtattatgggaaagtaAGTGCgatgtattaagataatttttaagtgaaaaagtaAATATGGAATGTTTTATGTTTGTggagtttattcaacaatttgtgggttGTTAATATAATCAGCCTTGTGTgaaatcatttattttgaatccTAATTTTACTTTATCGTAATTTACTTCAACATGCTAAgcttaaaattattttgtattttataatcATTTCGTTAGGTGGATTAAATGGTTAAATATTCTGGTAATAATGAAGTTGTACCAGAATACAAGACTCTCGTTACTTTCCTACTGTGATAAACGACAattactcttttttattttcctttacttCTATGCATGTTGGGACATGTGGTCCAATCAAATGGCTCTACGTAGAGGAGAATAAATGGAGGGGTGGGACCAGGTGTCTACGTCGCTGACCCCTCTTGGATATCTAAGGGAGGAAAGATTTTTCTACTGAAAAATGCTAATGAAACTCCCTATAAATTATCTATTAACTCAAATTTAGGCACAATGATGTATAATGTTAccacaaaaattaattttaaattgtaaaatgATAGAGAATTATAAAGAGCTTATAAGGAATTTCACCTTAAAAGAATCTTTTTAacatttcttctttttgtttgttataaaaataaatgttcttataaaaataaatataaaagaatgacGAACCATATATCATAATACAAACGGAAACATATTTCTGAGTGTTCTAATAATATATTAGATATATAGTGTACCAGATTGTGTTTCAAAAAATACACGAAAAAATCTCTCGAGACAGTGTCATAGTCAATGCGCGTGTCGCAATCTCGTATCTATCGTTCATCCAAAGCCGGGAACACGTTTCAAGTGTTTTGGCGCTTGCAAACTTTAATTATCATATTGTTTATAAAGTATTACATCTTTTTCTTTATGGATTTTGACAGTAACTTACGTGTATTTAGGAATCTAAAAATGTCGCTTTCAAACTAAATCTTAATTGTTTCGAAGAGTAAAAAATTCATTGTATAAAACTTTATCCCAGAATTTTCAATGATttgtacatttttttagaaCAGGTCGTGTACATTAATTAAGTATCAAGAATATCAGTTGTTCTAATGGAAAAGAATTATATTGTAGAGGAATCTTTGTCGTGTTGAATTAGATTAACATGGTGGAATTCTTGGTACTTAAAACTTTCGATATTAGGTACAACAACCCTAACTACAAGGGTTTATACCAAATATAGAATATGCAACTCCAGTCAATAAGACTCTTCGCATTGACTCTTCGCTTTGTAAAAGTCGAGTACCAGATATTcagaatgaaaaaaataaaaaaatccaaaggAGAAAAGGTGATAAAAAATCAGTACCAATATCAGCTCATTAGAAGCCGAATAAATGATCAGCATCTTCAGCGCGCAATAATAGTGCTAGATTCGGAACTTGGCAGTGGCCGGCAACTTGCCTCAaattcgagagagagagacaacgaCACCAAAAAGAAGGCATACCACTCAGCTTCCTCCCGACACTCCGATGAGTATCCAAACATTGACTCCATCTCCACCGAGTTCAAAGCACTAAGACTCACAATACCACCAGCTTCTCCTTCTTGATCTGTAAGAAACAGATCTTACCAACCCCAATGAAAATTCTAAAATTAATGTCAAGCATTTTGTGTAATTCCACAGATCTTAAAGGATCAACACCTAATCAGATGATCAACTTTCTGAAACTGGGAGAACTCAAAAATCTACAATATTATGGAGTCGTGAAGAGAGGACTCATTTCCGAGCAATAAAATTCGGCTAATTAACACCGGAATTAAACACGTAAAACAGTTTTGATGAGAGAATAAAACTCCTTATTTCCGAAAAGCTAAGATAAcaagaaattaaagaaaagatCA
This window of the Malus domestica chromosome 03, GDT2T_hap1 genome carries:
- the LOC103407751 gene encoding probable protein phosphatase 2C 24: MAETCYGVVSESDSASNACETSSRAARRRRMEIRRFKFVSGVAPPAPESPEGSEKQKKAASRTMSLPSRELESALLCSGSSDEEKIPPSRKKSTKFRASTSSNVTEASREMLRYGVSSVCGRRRDMEDAVSVHPSFCRRIRDSAAQLHYLGVYDGHGCSHVATKCREWMHELVKDEVESMEEWKTAMERSFVRMDKEVVAWGREGGIGVSNCRCELQTPESEAAGSTAVVAVIAPDKIVVANCGDSRAVLCRNGKAFPLSVDHKPDRPDELNRIQEAGGRVIYWDGPRVLGVLAMSRAIGDNYLKPYVSCVPEVTITDRTVEDECLILASDGLWDVVSNETACGVARMCLRGKRTASAMERAGAEAVAKVASDRACSDASILLTKLALARHSADNVSVIVVNLRRNT